In the genome of Daucus carota subsp. sativus chromosome 9, DH1 v3.0, whole genome shotgun sequence, the window gatgagcttggatgttagatttcatatattaagtttaattggtgtttaactatataaatGCAATTCTAACAAATCATTTTCTAtgaaaaatgaattattaaaatgtCAATGTTCTTTGTTCTTTTTGAAGGTGTTTTTTTACGGAGTGCAaccacacacacacgcacatatAGAGTGTCttatatacataaatacatacatacatacatatatatatatagagagagagtctTATTCTACTACAAACTcctttattctacaaactacaaACCCGTTCCCAGTCGAACCCACCAAGCTGCCATCCCCCCTCCGCACAACATTTTTATAATACACGTGCTATCCCCAACCCCTCTCTCGCACAACCTCACTCACCACAACCATGTCACCCCTTTTACTCTGTTTCCGTCCtgatcacaattttttttaaaaatcactaAAGTTTGgaacacaaatcactatttataaagtgaatatcactaaattttattggtttttagtttgtatttgatcactagtctacacacacacacacaggcaagtgatcaaatacaaaccaactattaaatacaaactaaaaaccatttttcctaccactatttatactGTACAAATCACTGTTTTTACACAATATATAAAcaatgatattattattcaaaattgagaaaatctacttacctATACTAGTGATGATCGAtaatagatgatcaatttcaatcTTAGAAAGGTTCTTGACAGTAACACGCTGTAAGAAAAGTTGTATGATGGTGGTAAGTAGTTGCTAGTTTTGGTAAGTTATGATGGCAAGTGTCCatgactattggtgatggtagacaatggtggcaagtcataaaAACGATTGGTAATGGTGATAAAaggtccattattacggttcgggtgaagatgatggtcatatacgttgtatatacatgtatgtatatatttatatttaagagaTATGTTATATACAAAATAGTGATATGTGATGTACAAAATAGTGATCATtgcagttaaaaatagtgattaaaatttgggtttttagtttgtaggctaatttggtttgtattagagtaggactctctctctctctatatatatatattaaattcaccATTTGGGTGATATTTTGTTGTAACCTTTTACTTACACTTTGATGATAAATAATATCAATCTCATCACATTGTAATTCATGTTCCATGTTTAAGGATGtcacaagttttttttttaacttaatttatgtttttagtGAAATTTTAGAGATACTCAGTTCTATAGAGCTCAGTACTATAAGTCTGTTCCTTTCTTGCTTCCAGTTACGGTGACTAAATGTTGtagaattaaaattttgcaGATTCTACAAGAACACTCCGATGAAGTTTGGTTCTTGCAATTTTCACACAATGGAAAATACTTGGCTTCAGCATCGGGTGATCACATAGTAATCATTTGGGAGGTACTATGTTACACTAATATATTAGACACTATATGTTCTACTCAAGTTTGTATACTTGTGCTTGTCAGTAGTAGATTACTTTTTAGAAACTAAATTTGTGATTAGTACCACTAAAATTTATCACAAATTTATGTTGTTCATACCCGCAAGGAAGAATTTTAGTATTCGTGCATTCGTGCTTGATGGTGCTTTCCTTAATTGCCTGTAGACTTATTCCATAGCCAAACAATAAATACTCAATACAATAACAGCTAAGCACTAATTGCCAAACAGGTTCTTGGAGCTCAGTAACCCAATGGGTTTGAGTTCAATTATGATTAAGCCATTTAACCCTTAGTAGATAAGGGTTAGGAATACTGAGGTTCTTTTCTTAGATATTTTTCTTAGCTTATTTACTATGACTCGCTCTGCACAGGTGAATTCGGATGGTAGATTTACCTTAAAGAATAGGTTATCTGGTCATCAGAAATCTATCTTTCATGTATCGTGGAGTCCTGATGACCTTCAGCTTCTCACCTGTGGTGTCCAGGAGACTGCTAGACGTTGGGATGTTTCTTCTGGTGAATGCCTTCATGTTTATGAAAAAAATGGTGTTAGTATAGTTTCTTGTGAATGGGCTCCGGGTGGTAAAGAGATATACTTCGGTTTTACTGATAAAAGCATAAGCATGTGGGATTTGGAAGGGAAGGAGGTGGAATGTTGGAAAGGTCAGCGAATTGTTAGCATCTCAGATCTGGGAGTAACAAGTGATGGTAAAAAGATCATTACAATTTGCAAGAACTCTGTTATACTACTATTTGACAAAGAATTGAATGTCGAAAAATTTATTGAGGAAGATGAGACTATAACTTCGTTTTCATTATCAAGTGACAATAAGTTCCTCCTGGTTAGTCTTGTAAACAAAGAAATTCATCTCTGGAAAATTGAGGGGCACACAAAGCTTGTTGGCAAATACAAAGGTCACAAACGTACTAGATATGTACTTAAAGCCTGCTTCGGTGGATTTGAACAATCATTTATTGCTTGTGGAAGTGAGGATGCACAGGTATGACTCTTTCTACCATGTACTGTCATTGTAAACCTAGACTTATACTTGATTATAATGAATGACCCTTTAACTTATTAAAGTTTGTGTGTGAATTCTGTTTTTTTATTATGCGTAAAACACCTGTGGGGCAAGCCGAATTCCTTTTAATCTTAAAGAGCTCTATATTGGCTtgatttaatcataaataattcgTTTCTCCAAAAGTTGACAAGCTAGGCAAATACGTAAAGAGATTCTTTCTTTTCCATCACTTTggcatgtataaaaaaaatattgtgacatttattttcttgtagtcctttcaaatctattattttttatgtatcGTAATGGACACATTTTTAACTGTTTTGTTGCTTTTATGGTCTTTTGGCATCAAAGAAGACTGTGATCTGCATTGGTGTTAGTTGGGTGGTTCTTTCAGGTTTAATTTGTATTCTCTCCATCATCAGTAGTCGTATACTTGGCTAGTTTCTTTAATTCTCTATCTGATTATACATATCATATAATGCATATTTTTTGCCCACATATCCACTTAACATTTTAGTTTGTAATTAATGTGACTCGCACATGGCTAGATGATTTTactttgtttttaatattaagtATATAAAGCTTTTAGtctctaatgttgtgtttggttgggataaatggaatggaatgagtgatAATAAAAGGAAATAATAGAGGGTAGAAGGAAGGACTTGATGAAAATGGAGTTGatgcaaattttgtatgatgtGATTTCGATAGAAACTAAGTATGATAAGGAATGTAGCATTCCTTCACAACGTGGAGGGTTTGAGCTCTACTTAAGGATGATAGGAATGGAATAGTAGGAGGAATGAAATTACTAAACATTCAgctaaattatagttcaaatttcattcctttcCCTCCATTTTTTATTCAcaacaaccaaacacaacataaatgtTACTGTATCATCTTTTACTTTATGTTATGGACCTTATGTTAATATGCTCTTGTGGTCTATTCAGGTATATATATGGCACCGGGGTTCAGGGAAGCTTATTGAAACTTTACCTGGCCATTCTGGAGCTGTTAACAGTGTAAGCTGGAATCCTACGAATCCTCACATGTTGGCATCAGCCAGTGACGATGGCACAATACGGATTTGGGGTTTGAATCAGGTTAAGATGAAACCCAAAGGGTGTCAAAGCAACGGTGTTCATTATATCAATGGAGGTACTCCTGGCGAAAACAAGGGTTCTTGAGTAACTAATGTTTTTTTAGCTGACCACCCCTTCCATGTAAATCCTTTGCTTTCTGTTCTAGTTGACGTTTATCACAAATGACAATCAAAAAATGTGAATTAAATCTGCCAATAAAATGTTGTATGTGTTTCAAGTTTGTTCCTGCTTGTGCCTACATTGATTCTCCTGTTGGTTGATTTGCTAGAACTAGTGGCGAATGAGGCGGCCTCTTTAGGACCAATCTTGTTTTGCCTCTATCAAGACCTACTAGTTTCTTATGTTTTCCTAGATAAATACCCTTTATTGTACAAGGGTGAAATAAGAGTGCCTCCGGCTTTGTGGCAACTTAAGCCCGGTACTTGAACACAGGTTTTACCGACATGGATGAACTTTACTGTTTCTAATCTACGTTCTTACTCGTTTGAACTAGAGAAGTCCTGTGAAGTATCTCAGTGCAGATAGAATCGGAGAAAAATAAATGGAACCTGAACCTCTAGATAGTGGAGTGATGCTACAGCCTCTCTTAACCTAGATCTAATTATACAGTAGTAAATAGTTGGAACCTGAGAACCATTAGATAGTTGTCTGATGCTCCAGTAGGACGTGGTAAAAGTTTGCATAATCAAATATGCAAATAGTATGAAGCTAACGAACCTTTTGATGGTTGCTTGATATACTAAAAAATTTTCGGAAAATATTTTCCGAAAACGAGCTGTTTTATGGTAGACAAGGGTTTTGATAAAAAATGCAAAGATTTTGATTCCTTTGACTCTCACATCAGCACAGGCACAGCAGATTGGTTCGAGTGGAGAttaggaaaaaagaaaagaattgaacTAAAAATAATGTTTGGAGATATCTATTTTTCCGAAGAGACAGATATTAGATATCTCAATATAGTGGTATCTTAATATCATCCGTTTTTCTAATATCTCAACATaggaatataataatataacaatataaCACACTACCATGTAAACTAAATATATTGTCAAAAATCCAAAACGGCTCTAACCCATTTTATTTACCTGAATTCAATCCAGATTTTAAGtcaatttcaactttaaactaAATAATATAAGACTGAAAATGAATTCAATTAATAGGGTTCAAACCGAAATTTCACTTGATTAGGATTATAcatgaacaaatttatttttagacGACTTTCTAATAAATGATTAACAAGCTGTTGTTAACATTACTTTTCATTTGTGAAACTTGAATTGGTTCCAGAAATATTAAACTCAACTTTGTTCGTACAAAATTGAcgtcaattttttatttttcttttgatgGAATATTTGCAGCGCTGGTGGCAAGTGCAAGTAGAAAATATGAAAGGAACGTAGGCGGTTATAAACGAAATATGCAGAGACGCGGCAAGTTGCTTTAAAGTCATGTgcacacattaagcaccaaaatttatgaaattggagggtttttattggcttaccttctttaataatggtggaccccctgcagttacaacaaccacaccaatcaaaaccctccatttttattaatgttagtgcttagcatgtgcccatgggcacatgctagcCAAACCGTAAAGTTTAAACTCACGTGCATTGTACTTGCTTACATCATCTCTCGGAGCACGTCATCCTCG includes:
- the LOC108202908 gene encoding WD repeat-containing protein 26 homolog, whose amino-acid sequence is MGGVEDDQPPLKRVKVAAKHLRGFTNGYSTKESTSSLSLMMARPLSSQGDDEILGTKGIVKKVELVRIITEALYSLGYERTGAHLEEESGIHLQSSVVKLFMQHILDGNWDKSINTLHKFSQLDETTIKSASFIILEQKFLELLDDEKLMDALKTLRTEIAPLCINSNRIHNLSARIVSPFQRDQTEIVANTAMKAKSRSMLLEELQRIFPPTVIIPERRLVHLVEQALELQRDACIFHNSLVGDMSLYTDHQCGRDQIPSHTLQILQEHSDEVWFLQFSHNGKYLASASGDHIVIIWEVNSDGRFTLKNRLSGHQKSIFHVSWSPDDLQLLTCGVQETARRWDVSSGECLHVYEKNGVSIVSCEWAPGGKEIYFGFTDKSISMWDLEGKEVECWKGQRIVSISDLGVTSDGKKIITICKNSVILLFDKELNVEKFIEEDETITSFSLSSDNKFLLVSLVNKEIHLWKIEGHTKLVGKYKGHKRTRYVLKACFGGFEQSFIACGSEDAQVYIWHRGSGKLIETLPGHSGAVNSVSWNPTNPHMLASASDDGTIRIWGLNQVKMKPKGCQSNGVHYINGGTPGENKGS